A genomic segment from Glycine soja cultivar W05 chromosome 18, ASM419377v2, whole genome shotgun sequence encodes:
- the LOC114397678 gene encoding heavy metal-associated isoprenylated plant protein 39-like yields MKKFVLRLDLPDDKAKQKALKTVSTLSGIDAISMDMKEKKLTVIGTVDPVNVVSKLRKYWQTDIVSVGPAKEPEKKEEPKKEEPKKEEEKKEEPKKEGEAKKEEEKKEEPKKEEEKKEETKKEEEKKEEEKKKEAPPPPPDPVLELVKAYRAYNPHMTTYYYVQSMEENPNACVIC; encoded by the exons atgaag AAATTTGTACTCAGGTTAGATTTGCCAGATGACAAGGCAAAGCAGAAGGCCCTGAAAACAGTTTCAACACTTTCAG GGATTGATGCCATCTCTATGGATATGAAGGAGAAGAAACTAACAGTGATAGGAACAGTTGATCCAGTGAATGTGGTGAGCAAACTCCGCAAGTACTGGCAGACAGACATAGTCTCAGTAGGTCCAGCAAAGGAGCCTGAGAAGAAAGAGGAGCCAAAGAAGGAAGAGCCAAAGAaggaggaagagaagaaagaggAGCCAAAGAAGGAGGGTGAAGCCAAAAAGGAAGAGGAGAAAAAGGAAGAGcctaagaaagaagaagagaagaaagaagagacaaagaaagaagaagagaagaaagaagaggagaagaagaaagaggcaCCTCCCCCACCCCCAGACCCAGTTTTAGAGCTGGTCAAGGCTTATAGGGCTTATAACCCCCACATGACCACATACTATTATGTTCAAAGCATGGAAGAGAATCCCAATGCTTGTGTCATTTGTTAA
- the LOC114395396 gene encoding putative receptor-like protein kinase At4g00960 isoform X1, protein MHRQHRYHSPHKNILVFAEKDKSLQTTITIFVPTILVVVVLLIFISIYFRRKKARKILLFDDEDNDEIKTVESLQFNLDTIQVATSNFSAFNKLGKGGFGICLSDPTKKAQLDWEKRYKIIRVKSDVFSFGKLVLEIVSGQKNYGSSLGENGEVLLSFAWRNWQEGTITNIIDPSLNNYSQNEMIRCIQIGLLCSRKFSQQTNHDYCSTHA, encoded by the exons AATATTCTGGTTTTCGCAGAAAAGGACAAGTCGTTACAAACTACAATCACCATATTTGTGCCTACTATTCTCGTTGTTGTTGTTCTGCTCATCTTTATTAGCATATATTTTAGGAGGAAGAAAGCAAGGAAAATCCTTCTATTTG atgatgaagaCAATGATGAAATTAAAACGGTTGAATCATTGCAATTCAACTTAGACACAATACAAGTTGCAACAAGTAACTTCTCTGCTTTTAATAAACTCGGAAAGGGAGGGTTTGGAATTTGTTTATCAG ATCCAACAAAGAAAGCACAATTGGATTGGGAAAAGCGCTACAAAATCATTAGAG TGAAATCAGATGTCTTCAGTTTTGGTAAACTAGTCCTAGAGATTGTAAGTGGCCAAAAAAACTATGGTAGTAGTCTTGGGGAGAATGGTGAAGTTTTGTTAAGTTTC GCATGGAGAAACTGGCAAGAAGGGACAATTACAAATATTATAGATCCATCATTAAACAATTATTCACAAAATGAAATGATAAGATGCATCCAAATTGGTTTACTGTGTTCAAGAAAATTTAGCCAACAGACCAACCATGACTACTGTAGCACACATGCTTAA
- the LOC114395396 gene encoding G-type lectin S-receptor-like serine/threonine-protein kinase SD2-5 isoform X2, with translation MHRQHRYHSPHKNILVFAEKDKSLQTTITIFVPTILVVVVLLIFISIYFRRKKARKILLFDPTKKAQLDWEKRYKIIRVKSDVFSFGKLVLEIVSGQKNYGSSLGENGEVLLSFAWRNWQEGTITNIIDPSLNNYSQNEMIRCIQIGLLCSRKFSQQTNHDYCSTHA, from the exons AATATTCTGGTTTTCGCAGAAAAGGACAAGTCGTTACAAACTACAATCACCATATTTGTGCCTACTATTCTCGTTGTTGTTGTTCTGCTCATCTTTATTAGCATATATTTTAGGAGGAAGAAAGCAAGGAAAATCCTTCTATTTG ATCCAACAAAGAAAGCACAATTGGATTGGGAAAAGCGCTACAAAATCATTAGAG TGAAATCAGATGTCTTCAGTTTTGGTAAACTAGTCCTAGAGATTGTAAGTGGCCAAAAAAACTATGGTAGTAGTCTTGGGGAGAATGGTGAAGTTTTGTTAAGTTTC GCATGGAGAAACTGGCAAGAAGGGACAATTACAAATATTATAGATCCATCATTAAACAATTATTCACAAAATGAAATGATAAGATGCATCCAAATTGGTTTACTGTGTTCAAGAAAATTTAGCCAACAGACCAACCATGACTACTGTAGCACACATGCTTAA
- the LOC114395396 gene encoding cysteine-rich receptor-like protein kinase 7 isoform X3: MHRQHRYHSPHKNILVFAEKDKSLQTTITIFVPTILVVVVLLIFISIYFRRKKARKILLFDDEDNDEIKTVESLQFNLDTIQVATSNFSAFNKLGKGGFGICLSDPTKKAQLDWEKRYKIIRGMEKLARRDNYKYYRSIIKQLFTK, from the exons AATATTCTGGTTTTCGCAGAAAAGGACAAGTCGTTACAAACTACAATCACCATATTTGTGCCTACTATTCTCGTTGTTGTTGTTCTGCTCATCTTTATTAGCATATATTTTAGGAGGAAGAAAGCAAGGAAAATCCTTCTATTTG atgatgaagaCAATGATGAAATTAAAACGGTTGAATCATTGCAATTCAACTTAGACACAATACAAGTTGCAACAAGTAACTTCTCTGCTTTTAATAAACTCGGAAAGGGAGGGTTTGGAATTTGTTTATCAG ATCCAACAAAGAAAGCACAATTGGATTGGGAAAAGCGCTACAAAATCATTAGAG GCATGGAGAAACTGGCAAGAAGGGACAATTACAAATATTATAGATCCATCATTAAACAATTATTCACAAAATGA